In Coturnix japonica isolate 7356 chromosome 9, Coturnix japonica 2.1, whole genome shotgun sequence, a single window of DNA contains:
- the CFAP410 gene encoding cilia- and flagella-associated protein 410 isoform X2, with amino-acid sequence MRLSRAAVLARAKAVALDGVRRLNCWGSHITDISICRDLPNVEVITFSLNGISDLEPLNQCQNLSELYLRKNNIASLNELFYLKNLPRLRVLWLSENPCCGSDPHRYRMTVLRNLPSLQKLDNQAVTEEELSQALVDGEEITAPPARRSMENGCSASTESSAAESTVETESEMLSFGLEETNKIREQLGMKPVPRDKFSSFSSQEVDCSQKTRNNVLNAILLLTKELDAEGLEIVQQTVGRRLQAFRKRELQEE; translated from the exons ATGAGGCTGAGCCgggctgcagtgctggccaGGGCCAAAGCCGTCGCTCTCGATGGGGTCCGGAGGCTGAACTGCTG GGGCAGCCACATCACAGAT ATATCCATATGCCGGGATCTGCCCAACGTTGAGGTGATCACATTCAG CCTGAATGGCATCTCAGACCTCGAGCCGCTGAACCAATGCCAGAATCTGAGTGAGCTCTACTTGAGGAAGAACAACATAGCAAGCCTGAATGAGCTCTTCTACCTCAAAAACCTGCCCCGGCTGAGGGTCCTGTGGCTGTCTGAAAACCCCTGCTGTGGGTCGGACCCCCACCGCTACAGGATGACGGTGCTCCGCAACCTCCCCAGCCTGCAGAAGCTCGATAATCAAG cCGTGACAGAGGAAGAGCTGTCCCAGGCCCTGGTTGATGGGGAGGAAATCACGGCCCCACCAGCCAGGAGGAGTATGGAGAATGGCTGCTCTGCATCCACAGAGTCCAGTGCTGCCGAATCCACAGTGGAGACTGAGAGCGAGATGCTGAGCTTCGGTTTGGAGGAGACCAA cAAAATCCGAGAGCAGCTTGGTATGAAGCCTGTTCCTAGGGAtaaattttcctccttctcaTCTCAAGAGGTGGACTGTAGCCAAAAGACAAGA AACAATGTGCTGAACGCCATCCTGCTTCTCACGAAGGAGCTGGACGCGGAAGGTCTGGAGATTGTCCAGCAGACAGTGGGGAGGAGGCTGCAGGCCTTTCGGAAGAGAGAGCTGCAAGAGGAGTGA
- the PFKL gene encoding ATP-dependent 6-phosphofructokinase, liver type, protein MAAAELERLRMAGAGMAIAVLTSGGDAQGMNAAVRAVTRMGIYVGAKVFLIYEGYQGLVDGGDNIKQATWLSVSNIIQLGGTVIGSARCKAFTTRQGRLRAAHNLIVHGITNLCVIGGDGSLTGADIFRAEWAGLVDELLREGVISEEMAKANGRLNVVGMVGSIDNDFCGTDMTIGTDSALHRIIEIVDAITTTAQSHQRTFVLEVMGRHCGYLALVSGLASGADWLFIPESPPEDGWEDLMCERLGETRSRGSRLNIIIVAEGAIDRNGKPISSNYVKDLVVQRLGFDTRVTILGHVQRGGTPSAFDRVLSSKMGMEAVMALLEATPDTPACVVSLSGNQSVRLPLMECVQVTKDVQKAMDEKRFDEAIQLRGRSFENNWNIYKMLAHQKPAQEKSPFSLAILNVGAPAAGMNAAVRSAVRISICHGHTVYAVSDGFEGLAKGQIREVGWHDVAGWLGRGGSMLGTKRTLPKTCMEKIVENVRKFNIQALLVIGGFEAYEGVLQLVEARGQYEELCIIMCVIPATISNNVPGTDFSLGSDTAVNAAMESCDRIKQSASGTKRRVFIIETMGGYCGYLSTVTGIAVGADAAYVYEEPFTIHDLKANVEHLTDKMKTDIQRGLVLRNEKCHEHYTTEFLYNLYSSEGKGIFDCRINVLGHLQQGGAPTPFDRNYGTKLGVKAVLWMSEKLQESYRKGRVFANSADSACVIGLRKKVVAFSPVTELKKVTDFEHRLPQEQWWLNLRLMLKMLANYQISLTEYISGTMEHVTRRTLSIEKGF, encoded by the exons ATGGCGGCGGCGGAGCTGGAGCGGCTGCGGATGGCGGGGGCCGGCATGGCCATAGCCGTGCTCACCAGCGGCGGCGACGCGCAGG GCATGAACGCCGCCGTGCGCGCCGTCACCCGCATGGGCATCTACGTGGGAGCAAAGGTCTTCCTCATCTACGAG GGCTACCAGGGGCTGGTGGACGGCGGCGACAACATCAAACAGGCCACCTGGCTCAGCGTGTCCAACATCATCCAGCTG GGCGGTACGGTCATCGGCAGCGCCCGCTGCAAAGCCTTCACCACGAGGCAGGGCCGCCTGCGTGCTGCACACAACCTGATCGTGCACGGCATCACCAACCTCTGCGTCATCGGCGGCGATGGGAGCCTGACCGGGGCCGATATCTTCCGTGCTGAGTGGGCCGGGCTGGTGGATGAGCTGCTGCGGGAAG GGGTGATCAGTGAGGAGATGGCGAAGGCCAACGGGCGGCTCAACgtggtgggcatggtgggctCTATCGACAACGACTTCTGTGGCACCGACATGACCATCGGCACCGACTCAGCACTGCACCGCATCATAGAGATCGTGGACGCCATCACCACCACGGCCCAGAG CCACCAAAGGACGTTCGTGCTGGAGGTGATGGGCCGCCACTGTGG GTACCTGGCGCTGGTGTCTGGACTGGCCTCGGGGGCCGACTGGCTCTTCATCCCCGAATCCCCCCCAGAGGACGGCTGGGAGGACCTGATGTGTGAGCGGCTCGGGGAG ACCCGCAGCCGAGGCTCACGGCTCAACATCATCATCGTGGCCGAGGGCGCCATCGATCGCAACGGCAAACCCATCTCCTCCAACTACGTCAAAGAC CTGGTGGTGCAGCGCCTGGGCTTCGACACCCGTGTCACCATCCTGGGCCACGTGCAGCGTGGTGGGACGCCCTCTGCCTTCGACCGTGTGCTG AGCAGCAAGATGGGGATGGAGGCGGTGATGGCGCTGCTGGAGGCCACCCCGGACACTCCTGCCTGCGTAGTCAGCCTGTCAGGGAACCAGTCGGTGCGGCTGCCGCTGATGGAGTGCGTCCAGGTG ACAAAGGACGTGCAGAAGGCCATGGATGAGAAGAGGTTTGATGAGGCGATCCAGCTCCGCGGGAG GAGCTTTGAGAACAACTGGAACATCTATAAAATGTTGGCACACCAGAAGCCAGCGCAGGAGAAG AGCCCCTTCAGCCTGGCCATCCTGAATGTGGGGGCCCCCGCTGCCGGTATGAATGCGGCCGTGCGCTCAGCTGTGCGCATCAGCATCTGCCACGGCCACACCGTCTATGCTGTGAGCGACGGCTTCGAGGGCTTGGCCAAGGGACAG ATCCGCGAGGTGGGCTGGCACGACGTGGCAGGCTGGCTGGGACGTGGGGGGTCCATGCTCGGCACCAAGCG GACTCTGCCCAAGACTTGCATGGAAAAGATCGTGGAGAATGTGAGGAAATTCAACATCCAAGCTCTGCTGGTCATTGGCGGCTTTGAG GCATACGAGGgggtgctgcagctggtggaAGCCCGTGGGCAATACGAGGAGCTCTGCATCATCATGTGTGTCATCCCCGCCACCATCAGCAACAACGTGCCCGGCACCGACTTCAGCCTGGGCTCAGACACAGCCGTCAACGCAGCCATGGAG agctgtgaccGCATCAAGCAGTCGGCGTCGGGCACCAAGCGCCGCGTCTTCATCATTGAGACCATGGGAGGCTACTGTGGGTATCTGTCCACCGTCACCGGCATCGCCGTGGGTGCCGATGCTGCCTATGTGTATGAAGAGCCTTTCACCATCCATGACCTGAAG GCCAACGTGGAGCACCTGACGGacaaaatgaagacagacaTCCAGAGAGGGCTGGTGCTGCG CAACGAGAAGTGCCACGAGCACTACACCACTGAGTTCCTGTACAACCTCTACTCCTCTGAGGGCAAGGGCATCTTCGACTGCAGGATCAATGTCCTGGGCCACCTCCAGCAG GGGGGAGCTCCGACCCCCTTTGACCGCAACTATGGGACCAAGCTGGGtgtgaaggctgtgctgtggatgtcagagaagctgcaggagtCATACCGCAAAG GGCGCGTGTTCGCCAACTCGGCCGACTCCGCCTGTGTCATTGGGCTGAGGAAGAAGGTGGTGGCCTTCAGCCCTGTGACGGAGCTCAAGAAAGTCACTGATTTTGA GCACCGGCTGCCCCAGGAGCAGTGGTGGCTGAACCTGCGGCTGATGCTGAAGATGTTGGCCAACTACCAGATCAGCCTGACCGAGTACATCTCGGGGACCATGGAGCACGTCACCCGGCGCACGCTCAGCATCGAGAAGGGCTTCTAG
- the CFAP410 gene encoding cilia- and flagella-associated protein 410 isoform X1 encodes MRLSRAAVLARAKAVALDGVRRLNCWGSHITDISICRDLPNVEVITFSLNGISDLEPLNQCQNLSELYLRKNNIASLNELFYLKNLPRLRVLWLSENPCCGSDPHRYRMTVLRNLPSLQKLDNQAVTEEELSQALVDGEEITAPPARRSMENGCSASTESSAAESTVETESEMLSFGLEETNKIREQLGMKPVPRDKFSSFSSQEVDCSQKTREPEVCGQSMQDWVDEFVLHSKQCAERHPASHEGAGRGRSGDCPADSGEEAAGLSEERAARGVRVRAVSWSTP; translated from the exons ATGAGGCTGAGCCgggctgcagtgctggccaGGGCCAAAGCCGTCGCTCTCGATGGGGTCCGGAGGCTGAACTGCTG GGGCAGCCACATCACAGAT ATATCCATATGCCGGGATCTGCCCAACGTTGAGGTGATCACATTCAG CCTGAATGGCATCTCAGACCTCGAGCCGCTGAACCAATGCCAGAATCTGAGTGAGCTCTACTTGAGGAAGAACAACATAGCAAGCCTGAATGAGCTCTTCTACCTCAAAAACCTGCCCCGGCTGAGGGTCCTGTGGCTGTCTGAAAACCCCTGCTGTGGGTCGGACCCCCACCGCTACAGGATGACGGTGCTCCGCAACCTCCCCAGCCTGCAGAAGCTCGATAATCAAG cCGTGACAGAGGAAGAGCTGTCCCAGGCCCTGGTTGATGGGGAGGAAATCACGGCCCCACCAGCCAGGAGGAGTATGGAGAATGGCTGCTCTGCATCCACAGAGTCCAGTGCTGCCGAATCCACAGTGGAGACTGAGAGCGAGATGCTGAGCTTCGGTTTGGAGGAGACCAA cAAAATCCGAGAGCAGCTTGGTATGAAGCCTGTTCCTAGGGAtaaattttcctccttctcaTCTCAAGAGGTGGACTGTAGCCAAAAGACAAGA GAGCCAGAGGTGTGCGGGCAGTCTATGCAGGACTGGGTGGACGAGTTTGTCCTGCATTCCA AACAATGTGCTGAACGCCATCCTGCTTCTCACGAAGGAGCTGGACGCGGAAGGTCTGGAGATTGTCCAGCAGACAGTGGGGAGGAGGCTGCAGGCCTTTCGGAAGAGAGAGCTGCAAGAGGAGTGAGGGTGCGTGCTGTATCCTGGAGCACTCCGTGA
- the PROCR gene encoding endothelial protein C receptor, whose amino-acid sequence MLRLLLLCGALSCGASSDAPLTFTMLQWTQVSDGSSVFWGNATLGGRLSHLLDNRNVTQVLPLEPPAAWARQRDTVSSYLSYFSAIVQVFSKERPLNYTQLLLCRLGCCLFPNGTTRSFYEVSLNGTAFLTFHVPSATWELRWPRRDPVATYARRELMKYTETTHNLQHFLNTTCVDILRAQSPQTGKQRGRSHAPLVLGLILGVSAVVGMAVGIFLCTGGSC is encoded by the exons atgctgaggctgctgctgctctgcggAGCCCTGAGCTGCGGGGCATCGAGCGACG CCCCGCTTACCTTCACCATGCTGCAGTGGACGCAGGTGTCCGACGGCAGCTCCGTCTTTTGGGGTAACGCCACGCTGGGCGGGCGGCTCAGCCACCTCCTGGACAACCGCAACGTCACTCAGGTGCTGCCCCTGGAGCCGCCCGCTGCCTGGGCACGGCAACGGGACACGGTGAGCAGCTACCTGAGCTACTTCAGCGCCATAGTGCAGGTCTTCAGCAAGGAGAGGCCCCTCAAct AcacccagctcctgctctgccgCCTGGGCTGCTGCCTCTTCCCCAACGGCACAACCCGCAGCTTCTACGAGGTGTCCCTCAATGGAACGGCCTTCCTCACCTTCCACGTCCCCAGCGCCACCTGGGAGCTCCGCTGGCCACGCAGGGACCCGGTGGCCACTTATGCCCGTCGGGAGCTGATGAAATACACTGAGACCACCCATAACCTACAGCACTTCCTCAACACCACCTGCGTGGACATCCTGCGGGCCCAGAGCCCTCAGACAG ggaagcagagaggCCGCTCGCACGCCCCGCTGGTGCTGGGTCTGATCCTGGGGGTCTCTGCGGTGGTTGGAATGGCTGTGGGCATCTTCTTGTGCACAGGAGGGAGCTGCTAG